One Artemia franciscana chromosome 7, ASM3288406v1, whole genome shotgun sequence DNA segment encodes these proteins:
- the LOC136028662 gene encoding uncharacterized protein LOC136028662, with amino-acid sequence MINTVNSLQTQHLDGLNAIIRIVDHNLNLVFKIDPRAKANVLPTSDYRCMVPKPQLQPSRGVLRSNTGEKLEVMSIIQLQISYKDWENQIHLFYVVNSDYKPILRRKTSQDMKLIKFILNLTHNSSAPMMRNETTKMLDKYKDVYEGVGKLPGKCKIHLQEGAVPTLQLPKRVLFAHQEKLKEELDCLESMGIIEKTSRPTKWVNSIAVVHEPNESHTICLDPVDLKKWVQCHCWTM; translated from the coding sequence ATGATAAACACTGTGAACAGTCTTCAAACACAACATCTAGATGGACTCAATGCCATTATCAGAATTGTGGACCATAATCTTAACTTggtctttaagattgacccaaGAGCTAAAGCAAATGTGCTCCCAACCAGTGATTACAGGTGCATGGTTCCTAAACCACAACTTCAACCAAGCAGAGGTGTGCTTAGAAGCAACACAGGAGAGAAACTGGAAGTCATGAGCATCATACAGCTGCAAATCAGCTACAAAGATTGGGAGAACCAGATACATTTATTCTATGTGGTGAATAGTGATTACAAGCCTATCCTGAGGAGGAAGACAAGTCAAGACATGAAACTGATCAAATTTATTCTCAACTTAACCCACAACAGCTCAGCTCCCATGATGAGAAATGAAACAACCAAAATGCTGGACAAATACAAAGACGTTTATGAAGGAGTAGGAAAACTTCCAGGGAAGTGCAAGATCCACCTGCAAGAAGGTGCAGTGCCCACATTACAACTGCCAAAAAGGGTCCTCTTTGCCCATCAAGAAAAACTCAAGGAGGAATTAGACTGCCTGGAGTCAATGGGCATTATTGAGAAAACATCAAGGCCCACCAAATGGGTAAACTCAATAGCAGTAGTCCATGAGCCAAATGAATCCCACACAATATGCTTAGACCCTGTAGATCTTAAAAAGTGGGTACAATGCCATTGTTGGACCATGTAG